A single region of the Hirundo rustica isolate bHirRus1 chromosome 17, bHirRus1.pri.v3, whole genome shotgun sequence genome encodes:
- the GSC2 gene encoding homeobox protein goosecoid-2 encodes MSSEPVSGAEAGRRGLKKPRPFSIEDILSSPAEKSPQVLVPLCLRNILGCTPKRLCELETIPASSLQEEEEEEEEEELEGAGCNCCCCSHTSARSLQDLPAWLDARFPWPMRLFHPAVRVCKSSQEKSSELQTFHQIQRRTRRHRTIFTEEQLQALETLFHQNQYPDVVTREHLANRIHLKEERVEVWFKNRRAKWRHQKRVTASALILQPKQPRKESC; translated from the exons ATGTCTTCAGAGCCAGTGTCAGGTGCTGAGGCCGGCAGGAGAGGCCTGAAGAAGCCACGTCCGTTCAGCATCGAGGACATCCTGTCCAGCCCCGCGGAGAAGAGCCCCCAGGTCTTGGTGCCACTGTGCCTACGGAACATCTTGGGCTGCACACCCAAGCGGCTGTGTGAGCTGGAGACCATCCcagccagctccctgcaggaggaggaggaggaggaagaggaggaagagctggaaggggcaggctgcaactgctgctgctgctctcacacGAGCGCCCGTTCCCTGCAGGACCTGCCGGCTTGGCTGG ATGCCCGGTTCCCCTGGCCCATGCGGCTCTTCCACCCCGCAGTCAGGGTCTGTAAGAGTTCCCAGGAGAAGTCAAGCGAGCTGCAGACCTTTCACCAGATCCAGCGCCGCACACGCCGGCACCGCACCATATTCAccgaggagcagctgcaggccCTGGAGACGCTTTTCCACCAGAACCAGTACCCGGACGTCGTCACCCGCGAGCACCTGGCAAACCGCATTCACCTGAAGGAGGAGAGGGTAGAG GTTTGGTTTAAAAATCGTCGGGCGAAGTGGCGGCATCAGAAGAGGGTGACTGCCTCAGCACTGATCCTGCAGCCCAAGCAGCCCCGCAAGGAGAGCTGTTAG